In the Sphaerodactylus townsendi isolate TG3544 linkage group LG10, MPM_Stown_v2.3, whole genome shotgun sequence genome, one interval contains:
- the LOC125440121 gene encoding guanine nucleotide-binding protein G(I)/G(S)/G(O) subunit gamma-5-like → MSSSSSVMAMKKVVQQLRLEASVSRVKVSQAATDLKQFCLQNAHHDPLLTGVSSSTNPFRPPKVCSFL, encoded by the coding sequence ATGTCCAGCTCTTCCAGCGTCATGGCCATGAAAAAAGTGGTGCAGCAGTTGCGCCTGGAGGCCAGCGTCAGCCGCGTGAAGGTTTCACAAGCTGCAACTGACTTAAAGCAGTTTTGTCTCCAAAATGCACACCATGATCCCTTATTAACAGGAGTTTCTTCAAGTACAAATCCATTTAGACCTCCCAAAGTTTGTTCCTTTCTCTAA